In the Arthrobacter sp. Soc17.1.1.1 genome, CTGCGAGTTCGGCGACTCCTCGTCCGGCGGGCCGAACATCATGAGCGACGGCGCGTACCAGCGGTTCACGGCGTCCTGCGCCATGGCACGCTGCTCGGGCGTGCCGTTGGCGAGCTCGAGCAGGATCTCGAAGCCCTGCCGCTGATGGAAGGACTCCTCCTTGCAGATGCGGACCATCGCGCGCCCGTAGGGTCCGTAGGAGGCGCGGCAGAGCGGCACCTGGTTGCAGATCGCGGCGCCGTCGACGAGCCAGCCGATCGCACCGATATCCGCCCAGGTCAGGACGGGGTAGTTGAAGATGCTCGAGTAGCGGGCCTTGCCGGCGATCAGGTCCTCGGTCATCCTGTCGCGCGGGGTTCCGAGGGTCTCGGCGGCCGAGTAGAGGTACAGGCCGTGGCCCGCCTCGTCCTGCACCTTGGCCATGAGGACGGCCTTGCGCTTCAGGGACGGCGCCCGCGTGATCCAGTTGGCCTCGGGCTGCATGCCGATGATCTCGGAGTGCGCGTGCTGGGAGATCTGGCGGGTCAGCGCCCTGCGGTAGTCCGCAGGCATCCAGTCGCGGGGCTCGATCCGGGAGTCCCGGGCGATGAGTTCGTCGAAGAGCCGCTCGCCGTCGGCGTCGTGGTCCGCACGGCCTTCCGGGGTCGTCACTGTCGTCGTCATGGTGCCTGGCTCCCTCGTCTTGGCCTCCGGTTTATTTACCGACCGTTCGTTCAGTATAGGGAGGGCTTCCGGGGAGGGTCAACGGCCTGCTGACCGAACGGTCGTGCAAAAATGACAGCATGACCGTCGCCGAGCCCACGCCGCCCCCGACCCGCCGTGGGCGCCCGGGCTACGACCAGCAGTCGGTCCTCGCCGTCGCGGTCACCGCCTTCAACCGCCACGGCTACGAGGCGACGTCGATGGGGATGCTGGCCGAGGAGCTCGGTATCAGCAAGTCGGCCATCTACCACCACGTCCCCTCGAAGGGCGACCTGCTGCGGCTGGCCCTCGACCATGCGCTCGGCGGACTCGAGGCGGTGCTCTCCGCCCCCGGGGCGGCCGCCGGCGCCGCCGACACACGCCTGGAGTTCGTGCTCCGCGGGACCATCGCGGTGCTGACCGAGCGGCTCCCCTTCGTCACACTGCTGCTGCGGCTGCGGGGCAACACCGAGGTGGAGCGCGAGGCGCTCGAGCGCCGGCGCGCGTTCGACCGCGAGGTGGCCGCGCTGGTGGACGCGGCGCGCCACGAGGGCTCCATCCGCAGCGACATCGACCCCCGCACCACCACGCGCCTGATCTTCGGCACCATCAACTCGATCGTGGAGTGGTACCGGCCGGGAGGGCCACTGACGGCCGCGAAACTGGCCGACGACGTCATCGTCATGGTGTTCGACGGGCTCCACCGGCGCTGATGCCCCTTCCCGCCGACCGGACCGGACGGCGGGATCCTCCGGCCGGGACCGTGTGCGGGAGCTACTTCTCGACGAGGGTCAGGACGTCGTAGGTCGCCACGATCTCGTCGTCCTGGTTGTGCAGGACGGCGTCCCAGGCCACCTCGCCGTACTCGTCCGTTTCCCGCGGCGTGATCCGCTTGGCCGTCAGCGTGACACGGATCGAATCACCGGCCGCGACCGGCGTGATGAACCGCAGGTTCTCCAGGCCGTAGTTCGCCAGCACCGGTCCCGGCGCAGGGTCCACGAAGAGGCCGGCCCCCCAGGAGAGCAGGAGGTAGCCGTGGGCCACGATGCCCGGGAAGAAGGGGTTGGCAGCGGCCGCCGCCTCGTCGGTGTGGGCGTAGAAGGTGTCACCGGTGGTCTCGGCGAACGCACTGATGTCCGCCAGCGTCACCTGTCGCAGTCCGGAGCGGACGGCATCGCCGATGCGCAGCGTGGCGAGGTCCTTGCGGAACGGATGGCCGTCGTCGAACCGTCGGTCGGCACCCGTGTGCCACTCCCCCGTGATACTGGTGAGCATGTTCGGGGACCCCTGCACCGCGGTGCGCTGCATGTGGTGCAGCACCGAGCGCATACCGCCGAGCTCCTCGCCGCCGCCCGCACGCCCCGGTCCGCCGTGCACGAGGTGCGGCACGGGCGAACCGTGCCCCGTGGAGGTCCGCGCGTCCTCGCGGTTGAGGATCAGGACGCGGCCGTGGTGCGCCGCGATGCCGAGCACGAGGTCCTGCGCCACCGCCGGGTCGTTCGTGCAGACCGTGGCTACGAGCGAGCCCGAGCCGAGGGCCGCGAGGCGGACGGCGTGCGGGAGGTCGTCGTAGCCGATGACGGACGCGACCGGACCGAAGGCCTCCACCGAGTGCAGCGCGCCGGCCTCGACGTCCTTCCACGTGAGCAGCACGGGCTCCATGAAGGCGCCCCCCGGCGCCTTGCCGAGGGTGTTGTCCGCGAGCACGACGTCGGGGGCGTCGAGCGAACCGAACGCCACCGCTGCGCCGCCGGCGATCAGCTCCCGGACGGCGTCCTGCACGCCCTCCAGCTGCGCGAGCGATGCGAGCGCGCCCATGGTGACGCCCTCGGCCCTCGGGTCGCCGAGGGTCACCCGCGAGCGGATCCGCTCCCCCGCGGCCCGCACGACGTCGTCGACGAGCGCTTCGGGCACGATGGACCGGCGGATGCTCGTGCACTTCTGGCCGGCCTTGACCGTCATCTCCGTGACCAGGGACTTCACGAAGGCGTCGAACTCGGGCGTACCGGGGACGGCGTCGGGGCCGAGGATCGCGGCGTTGAGGGAGTCCGTCTCGCAGGTGAAGCGCACCCCGCCGCGCGCCACGGACGGATGCGCCTTGAGCAGGTCGGCGGTGGACGCGGAGCCCGTGAAGGACACGAGGTCCCGGTAGTCGAGGTGGTCGAGGACGTCACGCGCCGGGCCGGAGATGAGCTGCAGCGAACCCGGCGGCAGGATCGCGGAACCGACGATGAGCTTCACGACGGCTGCGGTCAGGAAGCCGGTGGGCGTCGCGGGCTTCACGATGGTCGGTACGCCGGCGAGGAAGGCGGGGGCCAGCTTCTCGAGCATGCCCCACACGGGGAAGTTGAAGGCATTGATCTGCACCGCGACGCCGGGGATGCGCGTGTGGATGTGCGTTCCGAGGAAGGAGCCGTCCTTCGAGAGCACCTCGGGCGGGCCGTCGACGATCACGTGGGAGTTCGGCAGCTCGCGGCGCCCCTTCGACCCGAACGTGAAGAGCACGCCGATGCCGCCGTCGATGTCTACCATGGAGTCGACCTTCGTGGCGCCGGTCTTCGCGGACAGCTCGTACAGGGGGTCGCGGTGCGCGTTCAGGTACTGCGCGAGCTCCTTGAGCTTCAGGGCGCGCTCGTGGAAGGTGAAGCGCCCTAGTTCGGCCTGGCCGGTGCTGCGCGCGAACCGGACGGCGGCGGCGGTGTCGATGCCGGCCGTGCTGACGACGGCGAGCTCCTCGCCGGTGCTGGCGTCACGGACCACGGTGCCGTCACCGTCCGCCGCGGTGCGGTCCGGCGTCCACCAGGCATCCTCGATGAAGCTGGGGACGACGTCGATCTGTACTCGTTCCGGGGCGGTGGTCATGTCCGCTCGCCTTTCACTGGTGCTGCCGGGGATGGGGGTCGGGGTGTGGCCGGGTCACGCCGACGGCGGGGCATCGTCCCACGCGAAGAAGCCGTGCCCGGTCTTGCGGCCGAGCTGGCCGCGGGCCACCTTCTCGCGCAGGATCGCCGGCGGGGTGAAGCGCGGCCCGAGGGTCGAGGCGAGGTACTCCGCGATGCCGAGGCGGACGTCGAGGCCCACGATGTCGGTGGTGCGCAGCGGCCCGACGGGGTGCCTGTAGCCGAGGACCATCGCTGCGTCGATGTCCTCCGCGCTCGCCACACCCTCCTCGAGCATGCGCATGGCCTCCAGGGCGATGGCGACGCCGAGCCTGGAGCTGGCGAAGCCCGGGGAGTCGCGCACGACGACGGGCGTCTTGCCGAGCGCACCCACCCAGGACCGCGCGGCGGCCTCGAGCTCTGCGGACGTCCGGGCTCCGAGCACCACCTCGATCAGGGTCGATGCCGGCACGGGGTTGAAGAAGTGGAGCCCGCAGAACCGGTCGGGGCGCTGCAGGACGTCGGCGAGCGCGTCGACCGAGAGGGAGGAGGTGTTCGTCGCGAGCCACGCGCCGTCGTCGAGGACGTCCTCGACCGCCCGCAGCGCCTGCCGCTTGAGGCCGAGGTCCTCCGGCACCGCCTCGACGACGAGGCCGCGGGAGGCGAACGACGCGTAGTCCGTGGACACCGCCACGCGGCGGGTCAGGTCGGCCAGTGGTTCCGCCGTCGTGCCGCGGTCCACGCTGCGCGCGAGGGCCTGCGTGACGCGTGCGAGGCCCGCCTGCGCTGCGTCGTCGTCGCGTTCGACGACGACGACGTCGGAGCCTGCCAGGCAGAACGCATGCGCGATGCCGGCACCCATCCTGCCGCCGCCGAGGACGCCGACGCGTGCCGGCACACCCTGAGCGCCCTGTACACCCTGGGCAGGGTGTCCAGCCGCTGGGTCGGCGCCACGCCCCGGGGCAGCGGGCACGGCATCCCGGGCAGTCCCCTCGGGCACGGTACTCATGAGCTCTTCCTCCGGTCCAGGAACTGCTGCATGCGGTCGAACTTGGCGTCCGACTCGAAGAGCACGGCCTGCGCGAGCTGGTCGATCACGGGGTGCGCCTCCCTCGGTGCGTGGAACACGCTCTTGGTGATCCGCACGGCCAGGGGGTCCTGCCGGCCGATGCGGTCCGCGAGGGCGTGGGCTGCCTGCAGGAGGTCCTCCGGTGCGTGGATCTCGGTGATGAGCCGGGCGGCCAGGGCCTCCTCGGCCGTGAGGACGCGCCCGGCGAGGAGGATCTCCTTGGCGAGCGGCTCCCCCACCAGCTCCTTCAGCCGCCAGGTGGCGCCGGCGGCCGGGAGGATGCCGAGGCCTGTCTCGGGGTTGCCGATCCTCAGCCGGGGCGTGCCGAGCCGGAAGTCCGCGGCGAACGCGAGTTCGGCGCCGCCGCCGAGCGCGTAGCCGTCGAGGGCCGCGATGACGGGCATGGGCAGGGCCGCGATGCGCGCGAAGAGCGTCGAGTTGATACCCGCGAGGGCGTCGTCGCGCCGGCGCGCGCGCAGTTCGGCGATGTCGGCACCTGAGGCGAAGACGCCGTCGGACCCGGCGAGGACGAGGGTGCGCGGGGTCCGTTCGAGGTCCGCGCAGACGGCGTGCAGCTCGTCGACCATCCGGCGGTCGATCGCGTTGCGTGCCTCGGGGCGGTGCAGTTCGACGACGAGGGCATTCGAGCCGGCGCCCTCGGTGACCCTCAGCGACGACGGCATCAGACGGCCTCGACGAGCATCGCGGTGCCCTGGCCGACGCCGACGCACATCGTCGCCAGGCCGAGCCGCCGGGACGTCCCGGTGAGTTCGCGCTCCATGCGCCCGAGCAGGGTCACGGCGATGCGCGCTCCCGATGAACCGAGGGGGTGGCCGAGCGCGATCGCTCCGCCGTCGCGGTTCACGATGCCCTCGTCGAGCCCGAGCCGCCGGATGCAGGCGAGCGACTGCGTGGCGAAGGCCTCGTTGAGTTCGACGGCGCCGAGATCGGAGACCGCGAGGCCGGTCCGCTCGAGGACCTTCTGCGTGGCGGGCACGGGCCCGATGCCCATGATCTCCGGCGGCACGCCCGCGGAGGCGCCGTCGAGGATGCGGGCGCGCGGGGTCAGGCCGTAGCGTGCGAGGGCGGCTTCCGAGGCGACGATGACGGCGGAGGCGCCGTCGTTGAGGGAGCTCGAGTTGCCGGCCGTGACGATCCCGTCCGGACGGACCACGGGACGGAGCCCCGCGAGGACGTCGAGGGTCGTGTCGGCGCGCGGACCCTCGTCGGTGTCCACGGACGTCGATGTCTTCCCGCGGTTGACCTGGACGGGCACGATCTCGTCGGCGAAGCGTCCGGCCTCGATGGCCGCGAGCGCCCGCTGGTGGGAGCGGAGCGCGAACGCGTCGGCGTCGTCGCGCGTGATGCGGTCCAGGGCGGCGAGTTCCTCGGCGGTCTCGGGCATGGAGTAGGTGGCCTTGTCCCGTGCGGCGAGCTTCGGATTGGTGAAGCGCCAGCCGATCGAGGTGTCCAGGACGGCCCCGGGCCTGGCGAAGGCCCGATCCGGCTTCTCCATGACCCAGGGTGCGCGGCTCATCGACTCGACGCCGCCCGCGACGACGATGTCCGCGGCCCCGGACTTCACCATGTGCGAGGCCATGATGATCGCCGAGAGCCCGGAGGCGCAGAGGCGGTTGACGGTGATGCCGGGGACGCTGTCCGGGAAGCCCGCGAGCAGCGCGGCGAGGCGCGCCACATTCCGGTTCTCCTCGCCGGCGCCGTTCGCGTTGCCGAGGATCACCTCGTCCACGACGGCCGGGTCCAGGCCAGCACGCTGCACGACGGCGTCGAGCACGAGCGCCGCGAGGTCGTCCGGCCGCACGCCCGAGAGGGCCCCGCCGTACCGGCCCACCGGTGTGCGGACACCGCCCACCAGGAAAGCCTCGGCCATGATCGTCTCCCTCGTCGTCTCAGGTCCTGCATGTCGCCCTGCGGACGAATTACCGAACGTTCGTTCTGTAAAGGCCCGCTCCAGAATTGCATGCCGGTTCGGCACGGTCAACCAGGAGCGGGCCGCACTGCCGCTCCTGCGCCGCCGCGGACCGCCGGAGCGGCAGTGGCAAGATGGGAGCCATGACCGTCGACGCCACCGCGCTCCAAGTCCCCGTCCCTCCCCCGGCCAGGAAGGTGCCGCACGAGCGCACCCACCACGGCGACACCGTCGTGGATCCCTACGAGTGGATGCGCGAGAAGGAGGACCCCGAGCTGATCGGGTACCTCGAGCGCGAGAACGAGTACACGGAGGCCGTGACCCGGCACCAGGAGCCGCTGCGCGAGGCCATCTTCACCGAGATCAAGGACCGCACCCAGGAGACCGACCTCTCCGTGCCCGCCCGCAAGAAGGGCTGGTGGTACTACTCGCGGACCGAGGAGGGGAAGCAGTACGGGATCCAGTGCCGCGTGGCCGCTGAGGACACGGGCGACCTGGGCCGTGACTGGACGCCGCCCGAGGTGGTCCCCGGCCGCCCGGTGCCGGGCGAGCAGATCATGCTCGACGGCAACGAGCTCGCCGAGGGCAAGCCGTTCTTCTCCCTGGGCGGCCTCTCGGTGACGGAGGACGGCACGCGGCTTGCATACAGCGAGGACAACGCGGGCGACGAGCGCTTCACGCTGCGCATCAAGGACCTCGGGACGGGCGAGCTGCTGCCCGACGAGATCCCCGACGTCTTCTACGGGCTGTCCTTCTCCCCCGACGGCAGCCGCGTCTACTACACCGTCGTCGACGACTCCTGGCGTCCGTACCAGGTCCGCTCCCACATCCTCGGCACGCCCGTGGCCGACGACGTCGTCGTCTACCAGGAGGACGACGTCGCCATGTGGACGGGCTTCGAGGTGTCGGCCGACCGCACGCAGCTCCTCATCAGCATCGGCTGCTCGGAGTACAGCGAGTACCGGGTGCTCGACCTGGAGCACCCCGAGGCCGGGCTCACGCTACTGATCTCGCGGGACGAGCGCATCCTGTACGACGCCGAGCCCGTGCGCGTCGACGGCGTGCCGCACTACCTCCTGACCCACGACCGCGACGCGAAGAACTCCATGGTGAGCCTCGTCGCGGCGGACCAGTTCTCCCGGCCCCTCGCCGAGCAGCAGTGGACGACGGTCATCCCCCACGACGACGCCGTCCGGGTGGACGGCCTCTCCCTCACGCGGACGCACGTGGTGCTCTCGGTCCGCAAGGACACCATCGAGCGCGTGCAGGTCCTCCCGCTGGCCGGTCTCGGCACCGCGGACCAGGGCCTGCCCGCCGAGCCGGACTTCGACGA is a window encoding:
- a CDS encoding 3-hydroxyacyl-CoA dehydrogenase family protein, which gives rise to MSTVPEGTARDAVPAAPGRGADPAAGHPAQGVQGAQGVPARVGVLGGGRMGAGIAHAFCLAGSDVVVVERDDDAAQAGLARVTQALARSVDRGTTAEPLADLTRRVAVSTDYASFASRGLVVEAVPEDLGLKRQALRAVEDVLDDGAWLATNTSSLSVDALADVLQRPDRFCGLHFFNPVPASTLIEVVLGARTSAELEAAARSWVGALGKTPVVVRDSPGFASSRLGVAIALEAMRMLEEGVASAEDIDAAMVLGYRHPVGPLRTTDIVGLDVRLGIAEYLASTLGPRFTPPAILREKVARGQLGRKTGHGFFAWDDAPPSA
- a CDS encoding TetR/AcrR family transcriptional regulator; amino-acid sequence: MTVAEPTPPPTRRGRPGYDQQSVLAVAVTAFNRHGYEATSMGMLAEELGISKSAIYHHVPSKGDLLRLALDHALGGLEAVLSAPGAAAGAADTRLEFVLRGTIAVLTERLPFVTLLLRLRGNTEVEREALERRRAFDREVAALVDAARHEGSIRSDIDPRTTTRLIFGTINSIVEWYRPGGPLTAAKLADDVIVMVFDGLHRR
- a CDS encoding enoyl-CoA hydratase/isomerase family protein; amino-acid sequence: MPSSLRVTEGAGSNALVVELHRPEARNAIDRRMVDELHAVCADLERTPRTLVLAGSDGVFASGADIAELRARRRDDALAGINSTLFARIAALPMPVIAALDGYALGGGAELAFAADFRLGTPRLRIGNPETGLGILPAAGATWRLKELVGEPLAKEILLAGRVLTAEEALAARLITEIHAPEDLLQAAHALADRIGRQDPLAVRITKSVFHAPREAHPVIDQLAQAVLFESDAKFDRMQQFLDRRKSS
- the paaZ gene encoding phenylacetic acid degradation bifunctional protein PaaZ, producing MTTAPERVQIDVVPSFIEDAWWTPDRTAADGDGTVVRDASTGEELAVVSTAGIDTAAAVRFARSTGQAELGRFTFHERALKLKELAQYLNAHRDPLYELSAKTGATKVDSMVDIDGGIGVLFTFGSKGRRELPNSHVIVDGPPEVLSKDGSFLGTHIHTRIPGVAVQINAFNFPVWGMLEKLAPAFLAGVPTIVKPATPTGFLTAAVVKLIVGSAILPPGSLQLISGPARDVLDHLDYRDLVSFTGSASTADLLKAHPSVARGGVRFTCETDSLNAAILGPDAVPGTPEFDAFVKSLVTEMTVKAGQKCTSIRRSIVPEALVDDVVRAAGERIRSRVTLGDPRAEGVTMGALASLAQLEGVQDAVRELIAGGAAVAFGSLDAPDVVLADNTLGKAPGGAFMEPVLLTWKDVEAGALHSVEAFGPVASVIGYDDLPHAVRLAALGSGSLVATVCTNDPAVAQDLVLGIAAHHGRVLILNREDARTSTGHGSPVPHLVHGGPGRAGGGEELGGMRSVLHHMQRTAVQGSPNMLTSITGEWHTGADRRFDDGHPFRKDLATLRIGDAVRSGLRQVTLADISAFAETTGDTFYAHTDEAAAAANPFFPGIVAHGYLLLSWGAGLFVDPAPGPVLANYGLENLRFITPVAAGDSIRVTLTAKRITPRETDEYGEVAWDAVLHNQDDEIVATYDVLTLVEK
- a CDS encoding S9 family peptidase is translated as MTVDATALQVPVPPPARKVPHERTHHGDTVVDPYEWMREKEDPELIGYLERENEYTEAVTRHQEPLREAIFTEIKDRTQETDLSVPARKKGWWYYSRTEEGKQYGIQCRVAAEDTGDLGRDWTPPEVVPGRPVPGEQIMLDGNELAEGKPFFSLGGLSVTEDGTRLAYSEDNAGDERFTLRIKDLGTGELLPDEIPDVFYGLSFSPDGSRVYYTVVDDSWRPYQVRSHILGTPVADDVVVYQEDDVAMWTGFEVSADRTQLLISIGCSEYSEYRVLDLEHPEAGLTLLISRDERILYDAEPVRVDGVPHYLLTHDRDAKNSMVSLVAADQFSRPLAEQQWTTVIPHDDAVRVDGLSLTRTHVVLSVRKDTIERVQVLPLAGLGTADQGLPAEPDFDEELFTSALANAEFDSPIIRLSYTSYLTPPRVYDYVLEDGSLELRKETEVRGGYDPAAYVAERQWAPAADGTMIPLSVVRRADLARDGSNPAVVYAYGSYEISMDPAFSVARLSLLDRGIVFVTAHIRGGGEMGRGWYEQGKKLAKKNTFTDFVDATTYLGGSGWVDPARIAAMGGSAGGLLMGAVANLAPEKYRAIVAQVPFVDALTTILDPDLPLSALEWEEWGNPITDPAVYRYMKEYTPYENVRPVAYPRIAAVTSYNDTRVLYVEPAKWVARLRETATGTEPIVLKTEMDGGHGGASGRYSRWRDVAWDYAFVADAVGATEVLARSTSSVE
- the paaA gene encoding 1,2-phenylacetyl-CoA epoxidase subunit PaaA codes for the protein MTTTVTTPEGRADHDADGERLFDELIARDSRIEPRDWMPADYRRALTRQISQHAHSEIIGMQPEANWITRAPSLKRKAVLMAKVQDEAGHGLYLYSAAETLGTPRDRMTEDLIAGKARYSSIFNYPVLTWADIGAIGWLVDGAAICNQVPLCRASYGPYGRAMVRICKEESFHQRQGFEILLELANGTPEQRAMAQDAVNRWYAPSLMMFGPPDEESPNSQKSMEWKIKRFSNDELRSRFVGMVVEQIRVLGLELPDEDVRYDEETGHWEHGPLDWNEFKEVLAGRGPCNAQRLERRREAHEEGAWVREAAAAYAAKRALTTGEGGLR
- a CDS encoding thiolase family protein, with product MAEAFLVGGVRTPVGRYGGALSGVRPDDLAALVLDAVVQRAGLDPAVVDEVILGNANGAGEENRNVARLAALLAGFPDSVPGITVNRLCASGLSAIIMASHMVKSGAADIVVAGGVESMSRAPWVMEKPDRAFARPGAVLDTSIGWRFTNPKLAARDKATYSMPETAEELAALDRITRDDADAFALRSHQRALAAIEAGRFADEIVPVQVNRGKTSTSVDTDEGPRADTTLDVLAGLRPVVRPDGIVTAGNSSSLNDGASAVIVASEAALARYGLTPRARILDGASAGVPPEIMGIGPVPATQKVLERTGLAVSDLGAVELNEAFATQSLACIRRLGLDEGIVNRDGGAIALGHPLGSSGARIAVTLLGRMERELTGTSRRLGLATMCVGVGQGTAMLVEAV